CTCGCGGTTGTACGGGCAGACGTCGGCCTTCCCGACCAGCGTGAGGCCCGAGACCGGGCACCAGTCGTCGGGCAGATTTTCGTTGATCGTCTCTAAGTCCTCCTCGAACTGGCGCAGCTGTTGCTTGACGCTCGTGAGGACGAACACGCGCTCGTAGTCCGTATCGGGGTCGCGAACGAGGTCGATTCCCGCCGTGAGCGCGATCATCGTCTTCCCGGTGCCGCAGGCGCCCTCGACGACCGTGTAGCCGCCGTCTCGAGCGGCCTCGATCGCGGTCTCGATGCCGTCGACCTGTGGCTCGTAGGGTTGGGCGTGCCCGAAGATCGAGCGCCAGTCCGTCATGCGGTGTCTTCGCTTACTCGGGAGCGGTCGGCCATAGGGTTGACGGACCGCATTCGACGCGCCTTCGGTGATAAAGTGACGGTCGCTCGTCGGTAGAACGATCGATAGAACCAGCGCGCTACCGCTCGTCTCCGCCGACGGCGTCGGAAACCGGGGACTCGGCGTCTCGAGCCGGCGACTCTCCGGTCGCCCCAGCGTCGGCCGGAAGCGCCCAGTCGGGCTCGAGCGGCGGCGTCCCGGCGACGGCAATCGCGACCGCGGCGAGCCCGAACACGAGGATGCCGATTCCGCCGACGGGGTTGACGACCAGTTCGGAGCCGCCCTGCGCGAACGCGAGCATCGTCGCGGCGAAGGCGTTGAACGTGCCGTGGAAGACCGCCGGCGCCAGGACCGACCGGGCGGCCAGCGTGACGTAGGTGTAGACCGGCGCCATCGCGATGCAGGCGACGGTCATCACGCCGACGCCGACGACCGGCTCGTTCGGGAAGTTGTACCCCTCGATGACGATCGGTGCGTGCCACACTCCCCAGAAAAAGCCGACGACGGCCGACGCCCGCCAGAAGCCGAGCGGCGCGAGCGCGGTCTGGAGGACGCCGCGCCAGCCGAACTCCTCGCCGAACGCGAAGACGGCGTTGATCGTCGCGCCGGCGACGACCGCGACGACGAGCATGATGAGGAGGTTCGCCGGCCACCCGGGAAGCGACGGGCCAGCGTCCGTCGTTTCGGGCTGTTCGAACGACGTCCCCGCCCCGGTGATCGGATTCACGTCGGGAACGAACTCGGTCCCCGGAAGGGCGACGGCGACGGCCGTGCCAACCAGTATGAGCACGAGCGGGACGACCGCGGCGATTGCGAGCCAGCGGAGCCGTCCGCGCGGCAGTCGCAACCCCGCGCGCTCGAACGACAGCGCGCCGGAGACGCAGGTCACGATACCGGCCAGCAGCGGCGTGAACATGTAGGCCGGCGCGAGGAGGATCATGCTCACGCCGGCGAGCCGCGAGACGAGCACGAACCCGCTCGCGAGCGCCGCGAGCGCGACGAGGAAGACGACGAGCGGCCGACGGTCGATGACTTCCGAGGACATTCCTAGTCGTATCGATGTGTTGTTACAGCATCAATACTGTGACGATGACCGAGGCCGGCCGGAACGCTGTCGATTTGAACGGGGTGTACTGGCGTGTTCGACCGAATAGACCGAGATCTCGAGGCGACTGACGCGCCGAATCGGGTAGCCACTGCCGGCGCGCCCCTTATAAGTTCGAGGCCCCAACGACGGGTGTGAACGTTCCCGAATCACTCCGAAACGCCGACCGCCACGGTGCGATCGTCCGTACCGTCGAGTACGACGACACGAGCGTCATCGCGGTGGATTTCGGAAGCGAGGCCGGCGACGCGTCGATCGACATCGTCGGTGACACTGCAATTATCGTGACGGACGGCGAGCAGTTCGAGTTCGAACTCCCGCCGGAAGCGAGCGACGTCTCCGCGAACAACGGCGTCCTGACGATTACCGAGTAACCCTCGTTCTTCCGATTCCGACGGCGCCTCGTTTTCACCCGCAGTTCACGACGACGCGACAGCGCGCCGATCGAAACGCAACCCATTCCCGTTCCGGGCGGCTACGGAGCGTATGAGCGATTCGTTCGACGTCGACGTCGACCTGTGGCGCGACGAACTCGAGTCGAAACGCGCCGAGAAGGACGAGTTTTTCGCCGAGCACCCGCAGTCGCCGATTCCACCCGAGGAGCGCGACGACTTCGACGGCCTCGACTACTTCGAGCCGGATCCCGACTACCGCGTCGTCGCGACCGCGACGGTCCACGACGACCCCGAGGTCGTCCGGATGGATACCACCGCGGGCCGCGAAATGCGCTACCTCCGCGTGGCGACCCTCGAGTTCGACTTGGAGCGCGACGACGAGGATCTCGAAGACGGGACCTACGAGCTGGCTGCCTACCGACTCGAGAGCCCGAACGAGGAGCAGCTGTTCATTCCGTTCCGGGACAAGACGACGGGCCAGCAGAGCTACGAGGGCGGCCGCTACATGGAACTGGCGCCGGATCGGGACCTGGAGGACGGCGACGAACTCGTCCTCGATTTCAACCTGGCGTACACCCCCTTCTGCGCCTACAGCGAGACCTTCGACTGCCCGCTGCCGCCCGAGGAAAACTGGCTCGAGGTGGCGATTGCGGCGGGCGAGCGGTTCGAGGAGTCGACACCGTTCTAATTACCTCTTGACCGCTAGCGGAGTGTTTCGAGTCGAACAACTGGCCGGAAAGCCGGGCCACGGGCCGGTGATGCGCCGATTCGAGTCGAAGCGAAGGGGTTAGTGGCGGATCGTCGATCTCGCTCGAGTCGCAGGCATAGAAACGAACGGACTCGGAGAAAGAGCGAGCGTTGCGGTAATGTTAGGGCGCAACGCCGACGGTCAGCAGCGTTCCGTACTCGCGATAGCGTTCAACCATGTCCTCGCGGGTGTCCCAGTCCTCGGTCGGGAACTCGGCCTCGCTGGGGATCGTGATCTCGCGGTCGGGGATGTTGTCCTGTTCGGCGACGTGGAGGCCGGCGTCGCGGAAGGCCTCGCGGTACTGCCCGCGGTCCCAGCGGGTCATCTCGACGGCGATGTTCTCCTGCCACTCGTGGGAGTGGACGTTCTCCTCGTAGTAGTTGACGGCGCAGTAGAAGGTGCCGCCGGGCCGGAGAATGCGGGCGACCTCCCGGAGCGTGTTGTGCGGATCGGCGGCGTAGTAGAACGCTTCCATCGACCAGACGTGGTCGATCGAGTCGTCCGCGAACGGGAGCGAGTCGAAGTCGCCGACGACGTACCCGACCTCGGGATCGTCGGTGTAGCCGGCGGCGTTGCGCGCCATCTCGGGTGAACCGTCGAGGCCGTAGACCCGGCCCGCGTCCTTGTTGTCCCGCAGGGCGCGGCCGGCGTACCCGCTGCCGCAGCCGAGGTCGAGCACGGTGTCGCCGGGTTCGACCGGCATTCGCGCGAGCGCGTGTTTGGCGGTGTGCCAGTGGCGCTCCTCCATGCCGCGGTCGCGGCCGCTCGTTGCCCATTCGTCGAACTCCTCGCGTACGCTCATACGTGAACGGTCCGTCTCCGCGTCCAAAACCCGTTCGGCTTTCGGTGCGACGCGGACGACTCGAGTCGAAACGGTGGGATCGATTCGCAGGTTCGTCGGAGACGGTTCGGCGCATGACCGCAGCATCATATTCAGCACGGCGCCGGCGAGACGACGCCGCACCGACGGAGCGACCGACAGCTTCTTTAGGGTGGCCTAAAAATAGATGAGTGGAGAGGTTGCGGTCGACCGACACACCGTGGGCATCGGCTCTCGGTCGAACGGACAGCACTCGCTGCCTCGACCTCTCGTCCCCTTGCTTCGGAAACCCAGTCCCCCTCGAGTCGTGAGATCGCGAGACTACGTCGGAGCACCGGCGCGGACGACACATCCGCACTATTAAGTCGGTCCCGAAAGTTGTTGACTCCAGAATGGAGTACACGCTCGAGATCGACGGGACGCCGGAGACGATTAGGGGTGGGACAGGGGTTCTCTTACTCCACCCGAGCACCGGCGAAACGGACCGCATCGACACCGACTTTCTCAAAACCGACACCGACCACTTCCTCGTCATCTCCACGCGAACGACGGCCCGCGAAGTCAGGCAGAAACTCGAGTACTACGACGTCGACGAGGAGTGCGCCGAGATTCTCGACACGCTGTCCATCGAACGCGGCTACTCCCGTCGCAAGAGCGACGCCGTCCACTACGTCGCCGCGCCCGACGACATCGACGGTATCGTCAGCCAGATCGAGAGCTTCCTCGCCGACAACGACGGCAAACTCCGACTCAGCTTCGACTCCGTCACCGAACTCGCCTACTACGCCGGCGACGAGGCCGCGATCGAGGCCGTCGAACGGATCCTCGAACTGCTCGAGGAGTACGACGCGGTCGGTCTCTTCCACGTCTCCGAGGAGCCCCACGATCCCGAAATCGTCGATCGGTTCCGCGCGCTGTTCGACGGCGTGATCGATCTGGACGAGGACGGCAGCATCGACGCCGACTTCTAAGTCTGCGGTCTCGCGTCTCTCGTCTCTCGTTTCTCGGTTCAGTTCTCGACTCTCGTCGCGAGCGACGACCGCGAGTCAGAAATCGATTCATTACTGACCCCGTCGTGTCGCGAGGATCTCGAACCCTACTCCGCGAGCGAGTCGAACGTCTTCTCGGCCCACCGAACCGCGTACTCGGGGCCGTGGTCGCGATAGGCGTCCGTATCGAGCGCGGCGAACGGCGCCGGCAGTTCGATCGCGTGCTTGATCGCCGCACACGCCAGTTCCGTCGCGTCCGCGAAGTCCGTCTCGCCGCGGGCGACCGCGCGCGGCAGGCCTGAGACTCGCTCCTCGAGGCGCGTGCCCGCGTCCTGCCACGCGTCGGCGAGTTCGGGGTTCTCCGCGTGCCAGTCCGCGAAGACCTCGCGGGTCTGGAGCCCGACCCAGCCGTCGAACAGCGCCGCGGCGACCTGGTAGGTCCCGTTCGGGTCGAGATCGACCGCCCGATCGAGGTCCGCGTAGGTATCCTCGAAGAAGCCGATGAAGTGTTCGGGCACCTCGAGCCCCAGTTCGACGAACGCCTCCGCGAGCAGGAAGTTCAGGAACGGCTCGGGCGTCCCCTCGACGCGCGGCTTGACCAGCACGACCGGCGGCTCGGTCTGGCGCGTCCAGACGATGCTTCCGTCGCCCGGCATACCGATGGTCAGATCCGAACTCGCGTACCGCGCCAACAGTGTCGGCGCGTCGTCGGGGAGCCACGACGCGGGATAGCTCGCCGGCTCGAGCGCGTCGACGACGAGGCCGAGGTCCTCGGCCAGCGCCGGCGGGAGCGTCTCGAAGTCACGCTCGCAGTCGAAGACTGTCGCTTCGGGAGCCTGAGACTCTCGAACGACCTCGACCGGCGGCGAGAGCTCGCGGGGCTCGAACATCGGGCTCGGCTCAGGCGAGGACGGTCTGGAAGACCAGCAGGATTGCAAGCAGTGCCGAGATACCGACCGTGGTGAGAACGACCTTGGTTGCGGTGCTCATAGTCGGAAGCTATCACGCGCGTCGCTTAAATCCATCTGTCTCGGCGTCGGCCGCCGGCCGTCGACGGCATCCGTCTCGAGGGCGGCCGCGAGTTATGAGAACAACTCGAGAGCTGTGAATCGGGTCGCCAGGATCGCCGGCGGTAGAAACAGTCGACAGAACCGTTACTCGTCGGCCTCGCGCCACGAGTCGGGGACGTCGATCACGTAGCGACCGTCCTCCTGCAGGGAGATGATGTACTCCTCGCGGTTGTACAGCTCCATCAGGTTGAGTTCGTACTGTCCGGGGTTGACGATCTTGATGCTCTCGAACTGCTTGTTCAACTCCTCGCGAAGCTCCTCGATCGACGGTTCGTCGCCGGAGGGCTCGCTGACGACCCGGCCGTGAGACGGCGGCCGGTCGTCGTCGCTGGGACCGGAATCGGGGCCGGCATCCGCGGACGCGTCGCCCGCGGTCGGTTCGTCGACCGCAGGTTCGACCGCCGAGTCCGCGTCGGAGTCGGGAACGGACGTCGAAGCAGCGGACGCGTTTGCATCGGCGGCTGCGTCAGGCGCGCTGGCGCCCGGGGTGCCAGGATTGGACTCGGACCCGGACTCGAGATCGGTCGCGCTCGAGTCGCCGGACTGGGACGCGGTTCGGGTGCGAAAATCGTCCCGGTCGGTGTCAGTGTGCGAGGGAAGTTCCGTCGAGGAGACGACGTCGCTTCGCGCGTCGGCCTGGGCGGTGTTCTCGCTGTCGGCGAGCGTCGCGGTCGGCTTCCGGCGGTCGACGCTCGAGTCGTCGGACTCGGCGTTTGCCGGGGTACCGTCTCCGTCTTCGCCCCCGTCTCGGTCTTCGGGTCGCCGCGCCGTGTCGGGCCACTCCGTGAACCCCTCCGTTTCGTCCGGCGCGTCGTCGGCGCCGCCCCGTGCCGCTTCCGTTGCTGTCGTCGGCCACGAGCGCTCGGACGACGAGTCGCTCGAGGTCGTATTCGTCCCGGAAGGGGACGAAGCGGAACTCGAAGGGGAAGCGGCCGATGCGTCCGTCGAAGCGGAAGACGACGAATCCGGCGACATCAAGTCCCGAACCGTCTCTGCGGCACGCGAGGTGACGCTCTCGTCGTCGGTTTCCGCGTCCGGGGACGGAGCCGACTCAGGATCGAGGCCGGAGTCGGAACCGGGACCGTCCGCGGCGCTCGAGTCGGACTCGGCCCCGGCGGCCGTATCGGACGACCCGGTTGCGGCCGATCCGCTGTTGGATCCCGACCCCGACGGCGTAAACTGGAACTTGTTCCCGCCGCAGTCGGGACACCCCGACAGCATCTCCTTGGAGCCGTCGGGGAACGTGCGGCCGCAGTTCGTACATTGGTGTGGCATTTTAGTTTCGGGACACGAGCGCGCTGATCAGCGTTTCGTCCTTGTGCAGCGTTTCGATCTGGTTGGCCGGCCCGATCACCGTCAGCTTCGCGTCCGACTCGTCGCCGCCCATGATCCGGCCGAGCAGCGAGGAGTCGCGCGTCCCCGACTTCGGATACGTTTCGATCTCGATCCCGTTGAACTCGTCCGGGCTGATCTCGGACATCGTGACCTCGATGAGCCGGCTCTCCTCGTCGGGAGTCAGTCCCTCCTCGAGGATGACGATGTTCCCGTCGTGAACGCCGTCCAGGATCATCCTGATCTTCTCCATCGTCGCCATATCCTGCATGCGCTCGCCGCTGATCAGGTCGATCTGGACGCCGTCGTCGGGACCGTCAGCGTCGTCGGTGTTGGTTGCTTTAGGCATGGCAACTCACCCGAAGTACTCCGCGATATTGTCGTAGACTTCGTCCATGTTGTCGCCTTCCTTCGCCGACAGCGGGATCGTCTTGTGCTGCGGGAAGGCGTCCTCGATGCGCTTGACGCTCGAGTCGTCGAGGTCGATCTTGTTCGCGAAGATGAGAACGGGGAGATCCCGGGATTCGATGATGCCGATCAACATCGTGTTGACCTGCGTGATCGGATCCTCGGCGCTATCTAAGACGTAGATGACGCCGTCGACGTCCTCGCGAAGCCAGTGCATGGCTTCGGCGACGCCCTCCGTGGCCTCGCGGGAGCGGCGGATCGCGTCGTCTTCGTCCATTTCGTCGGTGAACTCCTCGTAGTCGACCTTCGTCGTCACGCCGGGCGTGTCGACGATGTCGATGGTCACCTTCTTCCCGTCGCGCTCGATCTCGACGTTTTCTTTCCTGCGTGCGCGTCGCGTTTCGTGTGGAACGTGACTTTCCGTACCGACGGCGTCGCCGGTCCAGTCCCGTGCGATTCGGTTCGCGAGCGTCGTCTTGCCGGCGTTCGGCGGACCGTAGATACCGATACGTTTGGGTTCCTGTTCTGAGAACAGGCGGTCCGTAACCCGAGAGATACTATCTTTGAGTTCTGTGAACAGTCCCATCTGTAGGGCCCTCCAGCACCGCGGGGTGCATCTGAGCGTACTACTGACTGAATTCACTTAAGCTTATGTCAGACATATCTATAAACCAACAACAGTGAGTTATCAGGAGGGATGTGAAAGTATGTCTCTCATTAATCCGATATGTAGGGTGGTCCATGGCAACGATTGGCTCGATCCGGCCGTGGTCCCCCACCCCTTTGTTTCAACTGGAGAGTGCCGAGGGTGCGGTGTCCCGGAGCAGTTCGATCGGTCAATCGGACCCCTTTCCTTCGAGTCGAGCCGAAAAGAGAGGGTCTCTCCGGACGGAATCGGGCGGACCCAGCGGTTCTAGTAACTCGAGGTGCTCTAGATCGCGAATCTAGTTGAAACTAGTAACTAGCTGCAACAGCCCTAGTAAAGTCCTAGATTTGCTAGTCGTTCGGATATTGTTTTTCAGGCAGTCACCTAAAGCTTCTCCTTCTAGAGACACCTTCTCCCCACCCACCCCTTCTTCAGGCCGTTCCACCTGAAACGAAGGGGTGGGGGGCTTCCGATGATCATCGTCGATCTTCCAAACTGATCACGAGTCACGATATCGAGGCCCACTATTCATCAGAATCCTGTTCTATCTTTCCAGACACTGTTCGACGATATCATATCGTCCGGTCTACCGGCTTCCAGAACGATGTGCCAGGGCGTTCGCCGACCGCCTAATCCATCATTAGGTCACACGGGCATAGCAGCAGGGTACCCTAATCCCGTACTGCAGCGTTGCAAGCGAGTCCAGTCTCGATTACCCCCGTGAATCGAAGGGAAGAATTTAATACAACGCTCTTCCTCTGTTTCGTTTGCATCAACTGGACCCGGACCGGGTTGCTGGAATCGTTGATGGGCCCCTACGGCCCGTCTACCTCGCTACATTCCTGATCTCGGGTTCGGATTTCCACCTGAAACAAGGGGGTGACTGTACGACGGATGTCAGATGACGATACTGAATTCACGGGCTCGAACGACGTCGAGGGAGACGATACGCACGGGTTTTCCACGGACTTCGGCGACACCGAGCTCGGCGACGACGAGCCCAAACAGGGGTTGTTCGACGACCTGCTGAGCGGCGAACCGATCTTCGAGAACAAGGAGGTCCTTCGACCGTCTTACACGCCCCACGAACTCCCGCACCGGAGCGACCAGATCAACAAGATGGCGACGATCCTGGTCGCCGCACTTCGCGGCGAGACGCCGTCGAACATCCTCATCTACGGCAAAACAGGGACCGGCAAGACCGCCAGCGCGAAGTTCGTCAGCAAGGAACTCGAGAGCACCTCCCAGAAGTACAGCGTCCCCTGCGACGTCGAGTACATCAACTGCGAGGTGACGGACACGCAGTACCGCGTGCTCGCGCAACTCGCGAACAAGTTCATCGAGAAGAACAAGGAGCGCATCGACGATCGGATCGACTCCCTCGAGGATCTTCTCGGGGCCATCGAGGAATACGAAGCGGGGAACGATCCGTCCGCCGATGAATCGGAACTCTTCGACTATCCCGACGAGTTAGCCGACGCACCGGACGATCCTAATGTTTCAACTGGAGCGGACAATCCGGATACGCCGAACGAATCTCCAGTTGAAACGGAGGGGTATGAAGACGGTGACACCGCGGGAGATTCCGGTGCTACGGCCGATGG
The DNA window shown above is from Halopiger xanaduensis SH-6 and carries:
- a CDS encoding DUF1684 domain-containing protein, whose amino-acid sequence is MSDSFDVDVDLWRDELESKRAEKDEFFAEHPQSPIPPEERDDFDGLDYFEPDPDYRVVATATVHDDPEVVRMDTTAGREMRYLRVATLEFDLERDDEDLEDGTYELAAYRLESPNEEQLFIPFRDKTTGQQSYEGGRYMELAPDRDLEDGDELVLDFNLAYTPFCAYSETFDCPLPPEENWLEVAIAAGERFEESTPF
- a CDS encoding OapC/ArvC family zinc-ribbon domain-containing protein — translated: MPHQCTNCGRTFPDGSKEMLSGCPDCGGNKFQFTPSGSGSNSGSAATGSSDTAAGAESDSSAADGPGSDSGLDPESAPSPDAETDDESVTSRAAETVRDLMSPDSSSSASTDASAASPSSSASSPSGTNTTSSDSSSERSWPTTATEAARGGADDAPDETEGFTEWPDTARRPEDRDGGEDGDGTPANAESDDSSVDRRKPTATLADSENTAQADARSDVVSSTELPSHTDTDRDDFRTRTASQSGDSSATDLESGSESNPGTPGASAPDAAADANASAASTSVPDSDADSAVEPAVDEPTAGDASADAGPDSGPSDDDRPPSHGRVVSEPSGDEPSIEELREELNKQFESIKIVNPGQYELNLMELYNREEYIISLQEDGRYVIDVPDSWREADE
- a CDS encoding class I SAM-dependent methyltransferase, whose protein sequence is MSVREEFDEWATSGRDRGMEERHWHTAKHALARMPVEPGDTVLDLGCGSGYAGRALRDNKDAGRVYGLDGSPEMARNAAGYTDDPEVGYVVGDFDSLPFADDSIDHVWSMEAFYYAADPHNTLREVARILRPGGTFYCAVNYYEENVHSHEWQENIAVEMTRWDRGQYREAFRDAGLHVAEQDNIPDREITIPSEAEFPTEDWDTREDMVERYREYGTLLTVGVAP
- a CDS encoding DUF7090 family protein, encoding MEYTLEIDGTPETIRGGTGVLLLHPSTGETDRIDTDFLKTDTDHFLVISTRTTAREVRQKLEYYDVDEECAEILDTLSIERGYSRRKSDAVHYVAAPDDIDGIVSQIESFLADNDGKLRLSFDSVTELAYYAGDEAAIEAVERILELLEEYDAVGLFHVSEEPHDPEIVDRFRALFDGVIDLDEDGSIDADF
- a CDS encoding Era-like GTP-binding protein; its protein translation is MGLFTELKDSISRVTDRLFSEQEPKRIGIYGPPNAGKTTLANRIARDWTGDAVGTESHVPHETRRARRKENVEIERDGKKVTIDIVDTPGVTTKVDYEEFTDEMDEDDAIRRSREATEGVAEAMHWLREDVDGVIYVLDSAEDPITQVNTMLIGIIESRDLPVLIFANKIDLDDSSVKRIEDAFPQHKTIPLSAKEGDNMDEVYDNIAEYFG
- a CDS encoding DUF2073 domain-containing protein, with product MPKATNTDDADGPDDGVQIDLISGERMQDMATMEKIRMILDGVHDGNIVILEEGLTPDEESRLIEVTMSEISPDEFNGIEIETYPKSGTRDSSLLGRIMGGDESDAKLTVIGPANQIETLHKDETLISALVSRN
- a CDS encoding DUF7127 family protein — its product is MNVPESLRNADRHGAIVRTVEYDDTSVIAVDFGSEAGDASIDIVGDTAIIVTDGEQFEFELPPEASDVSANNGVLTITE
- a CDS encoding CPBP family intramembrane glutamic endopeptidase, with protein sequence MSSEVIDRRPLVVFLVALAALASGFVLVSRLAGVSMILLAPAYMFTPLLAGIVTCVSGALSFERAGLRLPRGRLRWLAIAAVVPLVLILVGTAVAVALPGTEFVPDVNPITGAGTSFEQPETTDAGPSLPGWPANLLIMLVVAVVAGATINAVFAFGEEFGWRGVLQTALAPLGFWRASAVVGFFWGVWHAPIVIEGYNFPNEPVVGVGVMTVACIAMAPVYTYVTLAARSVLAPAVFHGTFNAFAATMLAFAQGGSELVVNPVGGIGILVFGLAAVAIAVAGTPPLEPDWALPADAGATGESPARDAESPVSDAVGGDER
- a CDS encoding DUF7089 family protein gives rise to the protein MFEPRELSPPVEVVRESQAPEATVFDCERDFETLPPALAEDLGLVVDALEPASYPASWLPDDAPTLLARYASSDLTIGMPGDGSIVWTRQTEPPVVLVKPRVEGTPEPFLNFLLAEAFVELGLEVPEHFIGFFEDTYADLDRAVDLDPNGTYQVAAALFDGWVGLQTREVFADWHAENPELADAWQDAGTRLEERVSGLPRAVARGETDFADATELACAAIKHAIELPAPFAALDTDAYRDHGPEYAVRWAEKTFDSLAE